A DNA window from Coffea arabica cultivar ET-39 chromosome 6c, Coffea Arabica ET-39 HiFi, whole genome shotgun sequence contains the following coding sequences:
- the LOC140008646 gene encoding protein TEEBE-like has product MARYKNREKNLLITSSLLENGNFEEGPKVSNLKKRQIIGKYSLPKWKIHGIVEYVSSGRQPGGFYFAIPRGAQAARLGNEASISQYVKVKPGAIYSLTFAVTRTCAQDEKLRVPVPGFSTELPIQTLLSSDGGDTYAWAVKATSDVVKVTFHNPGIQEDPTCGPLLDAIAIKEMLPLRYTKGTLVKNGDFETGPHVFKNFSTGVLLLPKRTDIYSSLPGWIVESLKPVKYIDSKHFSVPQGLAAIELVGGRETAIAQIIRTVPNKFYFLSFAFGDARNGCHGSMTIEAFGARKTIKVSFTSTGIGGSKTAILKFQALSNRTRITFYSPNYHTKLHDYGHICGPVLDDVKVFPIK; this is encoded by the exons ATGGCAAGATACAAGAACAGGGAGAAAAATTTACTCATAACTAGCA GTCTACTAGAAAATGGTAACTTTGAGGAAGGGCCAAAGGTATCAAACCTTAAGAAAAGACAGATCATAGGAAAATACTCCTTGCCCAAATGGAAAATTCATGGCATAGTTGAATATGTTTCAAGTGGACGGCAACCTGGTGGTTTTTACTTCGCAATCCCTCGTGGGGCTCAGGCAGCGAGGCTTGGAAATGAGGCTTCCATATCTCAATATGTTAAGGTGAAACCTGGAGCGATATACTCATTGACCTTTGCAGTCACCAGGACTTGTGCCCAAGATGAGAAGCTAAGGGTTCCTGTCCCTGGTTTTTCGACTGAACTCCCAATTCAAACACTGCTTAGCAGCGATGGTGGTGATACTTATGCATGGGCTGTTAAGGCAACTTCTGATGTTGTCAAGGTTACATTTCATAATCCTGGaattcaagaggatcctacctGTGGACCTCTTTTGGATGCAATTGCAATCAAGGAGATGCTTCCTCTCAGATACACTAAGG GTACCTTGGtcaaaaatggtgattttgaaACTGGCCCTCATGTGTTCAAGAATTTCTCAACTGGGGTGCTGCTCCTCCCTAAGAGGACGGACATCTACTCATCGCTCCCTGGATGGATTGTTGAATCCCTCAAACCAGTTAAgtata TTGACTCGAAGCATTTCTCTGTTCCCCAGGGACTTGCAGCTATTGAATTGGTTGGAGGAAGAGAAACTGCTATTGCACAAATCATAAGAACAGTACCTAACAAGTTCTACTTTCTTTCCTTCGCTTTTGGGGATGCTAGGAATGGTTGTCATGGATCTATGACGATTGAAGCTTTTGGAGCTAGgaaaaccataaaagtttcattTACATCAACTGGAATTGGTGGATCCAAGACTGCCATCCTCAAGTTTCAAGCACTTTCAAACAGAACAAGAATAACTTTTTATAGCCCAAATTATCACACAAAGCTTCATGACTATGGTCACATATGTGGTCCTGTTTTGGATGATGTTAAAGTGTTTCCTATCAAATAG